In a single window of the Papaver somniferum cultivar HN1 chromosome 8, ASM357369v1, whole genome shotgun sequence genome:
- the LOC113305109 gene encoding uncharacterized protein LOC113305109 — protein MEGDFSVHRCYEMQLNDDVEVSFNKFMWKQFIPTKVSFMLWATFHNSLPTKDMLQHRGMEVQDSLCVLCKECDESADHIFLHCSYTFGIWSHFMKAFGISWVSPTNLLQCFEAWRLNALTGRSKKIWWNIVYVVPWHIWLERNSRTFGGRAKEEEELILLIKQTLAL, from the coding sequence ATGGAAGGGGATTTCTCAGTTCATAGGTGCTATGAAATGCAGTTAAATGACGATGTTGAAGTGAGTTTCAATAAATTTATGTGGAAACAATTTATTCCTACTAAGGTTAGTTTCATGCTGTGGGCAACatttcataattctcttccaaCAAAGGATATGTTGCAGCATAGAGGGATGGAGGTTCAAGATAGCTTGTGTGTCTTGTGTAAGGAATGTGATGAATCTGCAGATCATATCTTCTTACACTGTTCTTATACTTTTGGTATATGGTCTCACTTTATGAAGGCTTTTGGTATTAGTTGGGTTAGCCCTACTAATTTGTTGCAGTGTTTTGAAGCTTGGAGGCTTAATGCTCTTACAGGGAGAAGTAAGAAGATCTGGTGGAACATTGTGTATGTTGTTCCTTGGCATATTTGGTTGGAAAGAAATAGTAGAACTTTTGGAGGAAGAGCAAAAGAGGAGGAGGAGTTGATTCTGTTAATCAAACAAACTTTAGCACTTTGA